The Saccopteryx leptura isolate mSacLep1 chromosome 2, mSacLep1_pri_phased_curated, whole genome shotgun sequence genome has a window encoding:
- the COL6A1 gene encoding collagen alpha-1(VI) chain — MRLAHTLLPLLLQACWATAQDLSVAERAIAFQDCPVDLFFVLDTSESVALRLKPYGALVDKVKSFTKRFIDNLKDRYYRCDRNLVWNAGALHYSDEVEIIRGLTRMPSGRDALKASVDAVKYFGKGTYTDCAIKKGLEELLIGGSHLKENKYLIVVTDGHPLEGYKEPCGGLEDAVNEAKHLGIKVFSVAITPDHLEPRLSIIATDHTYRRNFTAADWGQNRDAEEVISQTIDTITDMIKNNVEQVCCSFECQPARGPPGPRGDPGYEGERGKPGLPGEKGEAGDPGRPGDLGPVGYQGMKGEKGGRGEKGSRGPKGYKGEKGKRGIDGVDGMKGETGYPGLPGCKGSPGFAGIQGPPGPKGDAGAFGPKGGKGEPGADGEPGRPGSTGPSGDEGEPGDPGPPGEKGEAGDEGNAGPDGTPGERGGPGERGQRGTPGVRGPRGDPGEAGPPGDQGREGPVGVPGDPGDAGPVGPKGYRGDEGPPGLEGTRGTLGPAGPPGDPGLMGERGEDGPPGNGTEGFPGFPGYPGSRGPPGINGTKGYPGLKGDEGEAGDPGEDNNDVSPRGAKGAKGHRGPEGPQGPPGHTGPPGPDECEILDIIMKMCSCCECKCGPIDILFVLDSSESIGLQNFEIAKDFIIKVIDRLSRDELVKFEPGQSHAGVVQYSHNQMQEHVDMRDPNIRNAQELKEAIKKLQWMAGGTFTGEALQYTRNRLLPPTQNNRIALVITDGRSDTQRDTTPLTVLCGPDIQVVSVGIKDVFGFVAGSDQLNDISCQGLATPGRPGISLVKENYAELLEDAFLKNITTQICIDKKCPDYTCPITFSSPADITILLDGSASVGSHNFETTKRFAKRLAERFLTAGRADAAQDVRVAVVQYSGTRQQQPGRPALQFLQNYTVLASTVDSMDFFNAATDVNDALRYVTRFYREASSGATKKRLLLFSDGNSQGATEETIEKAVQEAQQAGIEVFVVVVGHQVNEPHIRVLVTGKRAEYDVAFGERHLFRVPSYQSLLQGVFYQTVSRKMAQG, encoded by the exons ACTGTCCCGTGGACCTCTTCTTTGTGCTGGACACCTCTGAGAGTGTGGCCTTGAGGCTGAAGCCCTATGGGGCCCTAGTGGACAAGGTCAAGTCCTTCACCAAGCGCTTCATCGATAACTTGAAAGACAG GTACTACCGCTGCGACCGCAACCTGGTGTGGAATGCAGGTGCGCTGCACTACAGCGATGAGGTGGAGATCATCCGCGGGCTCACGCGCATGCCCAGCGGCCGCGACGCCCTGAAAGCCAGCGTGGACGCGGTCAAGTACTTTGGCAAGGGCACCTACACGGACTGTGCCATTAAGAAGGGGCTGGAGGAGCTGCTCATTGG GGGCTCCCATCTGAAGGAGAACAAGTACCTGATTGTGGTAACCGATGGGCACCCCCTGGAGGGCTACAAGGAGCCATGTGGGGGCCTGGAGGATGCTGTGAACGAAGCCAAGCACTTGGGCATCAAAGTCTTCTCAGTGGCCATCACGCCTGACCACCTG GAGCCACGTCTGAGCATCATCGCCACAGACCACACATACCGGCGCAACTTCACGGCAGCCGACTGGGGGCAGAACCGTGATGCGGAGGAGGTCATTAGCCAGACCATCGACACCATCACCGACATGATT aaaaataatgtgGAACAAGTG TGCTGCTCCTTCGAGTGCCAG CCCGCCAGAGGACCGCCCGGACCACGGGGTGACCCAGGGTATGAG GGAGAACGAGGGAAGCCGGGTCtcccaggagagaaaggagaagccgGAGACCCC GGAAGACCTGGGGACCTAGGACCTGTCGGCTACCAAGGAATGAAG GGAGAAAAGGGAGGCCGAGGGGAGAAG GGCTCCAGGGGACCCAAGGGCTACAAG GGTGAGAAGGGCAAGCGTGGCATTGATGGTGTGGACGGCATGAAG GGAGAGACGGGGTACCCTGGCCTGCCGGGCTGCAAAGGCTCACCTGGATTCGCT GGCATTCAAGGACCCCCAGGGCCCAAGGGTGATGCAGGTGCATTTGGACCAAAGGGAGGAAAG GGTGAGCCTGGAGCTGATGGGGAGCCTGGGAGGCCAGGGAGCACGGGGCCCTCCGGAGATGAG GGAGAACCTGGAGACCCCGGTCCGCCAGGAGAGAAGGGTGAGGCCGGTGACGAG GGCAACGCGGGACCTGATGGCACGCCTGGGGAAAGG GGTGGCCCTGGGGAAAGAGGACAAAGAGGGACCCCAGGCGTGCGGGGCCCTAGAGGAGACCCG GGTGAAGCTGGACCCCCAGGTGACCAGGGACGAGAAGGCCCTGTTGGCGTCCCTGGAGACCCG GGCGATGCTGGCCCCGTTGGACCTAAAGGATACCGAGGAGACGAAGGGCCTCCAGGGCTTGAG GGTACCAGAGGCACCCTGGGGCCTGCAGGACCCCCAGGAGACCCCGGACTGATGGGCGAAAGG GGTGAAGATGGCCCCCCTGGAAATGGCACTGAGGGCTTCCCTGGCTTCCCT GGCTATCCAGGCAGCAGGGGCCCACCTGGGATAAAC GGCACTAAAGGCTACCCCGGCCTCAAGGGGGACGAGGGAGAAGCTGGAGACCCTGGAGAGGAT AACAATGACGTTTCACCCCGTGGTGCCAAAGGTGCGAAGGGGCACCGGGGCCCCGAAGGCCCCCAG GGACCCCCAGGACACACGGGACCGCCAGGACCTGAT GAATGCGAGATCTTGGACATCATCATGAAAATGTGTT CTTGCTGTG aGTGTAAGTGCGGCCCCATCGACATCCTCTTCGTGCTGGACAGCTCCGAGAGCATCGGGCTGCAGAACTTCGAGATTGCCAAGGACTTCATCATCAAGGTCATTGACCGGCTGAGCCGGGATGAGCTGGTCAAG TTTGAGCCCGGGCAGTCACACGCGGGCGTGGTACAGTATAGCCACAACCAGATGCAGGAGCACGTGGACATGAGGGATCCCAACATCAGGAATGCCCAGGAACTCAAGGA AGCCATTAAGAAGCTGCAGTGGATGGCAGGCGGCACGTTCACGGGCGAGGCCCTGCAGTACACCCGGAACCGGCTTTTGCCACCCACCCAGAACAACCGGATCGCCCTGGTCATCACGGATGGCCGCTCAGACACCCAGAGGGACACCACCCCACTCACTGTGCTTTGTGGTCCTGATATCCAG GTGGTCTCCGTGGGCATCAAGGATGTGTTTGGCTTCGTCGCGGGCTCTGACCAACTCAACGACATTTCTTGCCAAGGCCTAGCAACCCCGGGCCGGCCAGGCATCTCGTTGGTCAAGGAGAACTATGCCGAGCTGCTGGAGGATGCCTTCCTGAAGAACATCACCACCCAGATCTGCATAG ACAAGAAATGTCCAGATTATACCTGCCCAA TCACGTTCTCCTCCCCAGCTGATATCACTATCCTGCTGGATGGCTCCGCCAGCGTGGGCAGTCACAACTTTGAGACCACCAAGCGCTTTGCCAAGCGGCTGGCCGAGCGCTTCCTGACGGCCGGCCGGGCAGACGCCGCCCAGGATGTGCGCGTGGCAGTGGTGCAATACAGTGGCACCAGGCAGCAGCAGCCGGGACGCCCAGCCCTGCAGTTCCTGCAGAACTACACCGTGCTGGCCAGCACTGTGGACAGCATGGACTTCTTCAACGCCGCCACCGACGTCAACGATGCCCTCAGATACGTGACCCGCTTCTACCGCGAGGCCTCGTCAGGTGCCACCAAGAAGAGGCTGCTGCTCTTCTCTGACGGCAACTCGCAGGGGGCCACGGAGGAGACCATTGAGAAGGCCGTGCAGGAGGCCCAGCAGGCGGGCATTGAGGTCTTCGTGGTGGTCGTGGGCCACCAGGTGAATGAGCCACACATCCGTGTCCTGGTCACAGGCAAGAGGGCCGAGTACGACGTGGCCTTTGGCGAGCGGCACCTGTTCCGCGTGCCCAGCTACCAGTCCCTGTTGCAGGGTGTCTTCTACCAGACAGTGTCCAGGAAGATGGCCCAGGGCTAG